A section of the Pleurocapsa sp. PCC 7319 genome encodes:
- a CDS encoding ParA family protein yields the protein MSRIISIFNMKGGVGKSTTAYNLAAGLARFHQQHILLIDIDPQGNSAASLGIKIWDLELQLRDVLLRHSSLHEATISLSDHIDIVPSNIRLAEDEIPISGLPGRELLLRKAIASVLDDYDFILIDCPPNIGVFSINALMASNEVIIPVDMSYLGLLGISSIEKALDLIHSALEHPIEITGVLATRFDARNNLSKEVLQSLQHRFTAQMFSTVIPESVKLREAPSFSLSIFDHDSNGKGAKAYLSLVEEVIGCQ from the coding sequence ATGAGCCGAATAATTTCTATTTTCAATATGAAAGGTGGGGTGGGAAAATCCACTACTGCCTATAATCTCGCTGCTGGTTTAGCTCGTTTTCATCAGCAACATATTTTGTTAATTGATATTGATCCTCAAGGTAATTCCGCTGCTTCCCTCGGAATCAAAATCTGGGATCTAGAGCTTCAGCTTCGAGATGTTCTGCTTCGTCATTCTTCTCTCCATGAAGCGACTATTTCTCTTTCTGACCATATTGATATTGTTCCCTCTAATATTCGTTTAGCTGAAGATGAAATTCCTATCTCTGGTTTACCTGGGCGTGAACTTCTTTTACGTAAAGCAATCGCTTCGGTTCTTGACGACTATGACTTTATTTTGATTGATTGTCCCCCCAACATCGGTGTTTTTTCCATTAATGCTCTTATGGCTAGTAACGAAGTCATTATTCCTGTCGATATGAGCTATTTAGGTCTGTTGGGTATTAGCTCTATTGAAAAAGCTTTAGATTTAATTCATTCTGCCCTTGAACACCCTATCGAAATCACTGGAGTCTTAGCTACTCGTTTTGATGCCAGAAATAATCTTAGTAAAGAAGTTCTCCAATCTTTACAACATCGTTTCACCGCTCAGATGTTCTCCACTGTTATCCCTGAGTCGGTCAAACTTCGTGAAGCCCCCAGCTTTTCTCTCTCTATTTTTGACCATGACTCAAATGGCAAAGGCGCAAAAGCTTATTTATCTCTCGTTGAGGAAGTGATTGGATGTCAGTAA